The Hirundo rustica isolate bHirRus1 chromosome 29, bHirRus1.pri.v3, whole genome shotgun sequence genome window below encodes:
- the TMEM79 gene encoding transmembrane protein 79, with translation MAAADPVLPPEEVALLELGKVALDKVPPAPDEHLGDPDATLPWDRCQHNAQGQPELVETKRRSSPEGSHEDPEEAVPVCPTVEAEDEEVPRLPVMAAHVFVPIDPQCIEQSPLKQKQHPTPWPQEESRGDRVPHNDRPSSLHHKQVFLPLGPSRYQDPLGFEGRMAKPLVEGSGCPCARDCGIDNLKAVASVAGALLLCPCLIYGAYIFLPFDAPLLPTVATRLVYTLRCAAFATFPIVLGMIVSAISRLCSSALEPFGELHREVEIHRTYVSQSVHLFILYFFNMAVLATYLPQELLKLIPLLTGLFAISRLIFWMSYAIGRSFRAFGFSMTFLPLLAMLLWNLYGMFVLEPENLLSVAAPTPEGHSKERQAKLRHWG, from the exons ATGGCTGCTGCAGACCCTGTCCTGCCCCCTGAGGaggtggctctgctggagctggggaaggtggCCCTGGACAAGGTGCCACCAGCCCCAGATGAACACCTGGGGGACCCTGatgccaccctgccatgggacCGGTGTCAGCACAATGCCCAGGGCCAGCCAGAGCTCGTGGAGACCAAGAGGCGCTCGAGTCCTGAGGGGAGCCATGAAGACCCAGAGGAAGCTGTTCCCGTATGCCCCACAGTCGAGGCCGAAGATGAGGAAGTCCCCCGGCTGCCCGTGATGGCGGCCCATGTCTTTGTGCCCATTGACCCGCAGTGCATCGAGCAGAGCCCCTTAAAGCAGAAGCAGCACCCCACCCCATGGCcccaggaggagagcaggggggACCGTGTTCCCCACAATGACAGACCCAGTAGCCTCCACCACAAGCAGGTCTTCCTCCCTCTCGGCCCCTCACGCTACCAGGACCCACTGGGCTTTGAGGGGCGCATGGCCAAGCCCCTAGTTGAGGGGTCGGGGTGCCCTTGTGCCAGGGACTGTGGCATTGATAATCTCAAGgctgtggcatcagtggcaggggctctgctcctctgcccttGCCTCATCTATGGGGCCTATATCTTCTTGCCCTTCGACGCCCCGCTGCTGCCCACCGTCGCCACCCGCCTGGTCTACACATTGCgctgtgctgcctttgccaCCTTCCCCATCGTGCTGG GAATGATTGTCAGCGCCATCTCCCGCCTCTGCTCCTCGGCCCTGGAGCCCTTTGGAGAGCTGCACCGGGAGGTGGAGATCCACCGCACTTACGTCTCCCAGTCTGTCCACCTCTTCATCCTCTACTTCTTCAACATGGCTGTGCTGGCCACCTACCTCCCACAAGAGCTCCTCAAGCTCATCCCACTGCTCACAGGGCTCTTTGCCATCTCCCG GTTGATTTTCTGGATGTCATATGCCATCGGCCGCTCTTTCCGTGCCTTCGGCTTCAGCATGACCTTCCTGCcactgctggccatgctgctctGGAACCTGTATGGCATGTTTGTCCTGGAGCCCGAGAACCTCCTCTCTGTGGCAGCGCCAACACCCGAGGGCCACTCCAAGGAGAGACAAGCCAAACTCCGGCACTGGGGATGA